The DNA sequence TAAGCataacattcagaaaagaaataaatctttagaAAATTAAGCCCTCTCATCTAATTAGTTTTCTaggagtattttttcttttttttatagagacagagtctcactttatagccctcggtagagtgccgtggcctcacacagctcacagcaacctccaactcctgggcttcagtgattctcctgcctcagcctcccaagtagctgggactacaggcgcccgccacaacgcccggctattttttggttgcagttaaaccggggccgggtttgaacctgccaccctcggtatatggggctggcgccttaccgactgagccacaggcgctgccctctaggAGTATTTTTATGATATCACACATACAGAGCAAGTAAAGaaactgctttctttcttttcacttacGTACCTGTTTCTTGCTCTCATAAGTGAGGAGTTAATGATCAAACCAAATCTAGTATCTAGTTTTATTTGCTATCATTGGACACCGCCAAGTGCCTACAGAAATCAATTAGCCATCAAAGTCTTTCCACACAGAAACTGCTCCTCAAAATAAAAACCCAGGTGGCTACGGTAAGCCATAATTTGGGGGCAAGCTTGCTGCATTGGAGTCACCAAACCTGGGCTccaatttcagttttctcattttctgccactgggaaattaagaaaaccacagggatttttctgattttctcagTTTGCCAAAGAGAAATGATGATTGTGCCTATCTCCCATCAGAAGCATGCAGTAACTATTCGTTCTATAACAGCAAGATTAGATGGAGAAATAGATGAAATTATATACTTGCAGTAGGTGTGATATTGAGGATGAACTCTAATCCCAGCACAGATCAGACCTTCCCTTGTAGGATACAGAATTGCTGATGGTCCATATGCCCCACAGTTTGTCTCCTTGAGCAACAATTCCATGCCTCCTCCTTCTATGTACCTCTAACAGAATCATGgaaatatggaaattaaaatgCAACATGCTTTTCCAAAAGCTACATACCCTAGGAGACATTATGACATAACCCTTTATGAGGACAGCCAAATAATTGCAGAGAAATCAAAATGCTGAGGCCTGGCATTGTTCGTGTTACATACCAGTATCTCCTACACCTCCAGGTAAAGTGTTTTTCTGGAGcagtgggaaaaaatatatagtgcaaaccaggcctagtggctcatgcctagaaccCTAGAATGTTGGGAGGGTGACTCGGGTGGATTGCGTAAGCtcgggagttcaaaaccagcctgaacaagagtgagataccatttttacaaaacatagaaaaaattagctggggctcagtgctcgtagcacagtggttatggcgccagccacatacaccaaagctggtaggttcaaacctggcctgggccagctaaccaacaatgacaactgcaacaaaaaatagccgggtgttgtggcgggcgcctatagtcccagctacttgggaggctgaggcaggagagttgcccaagagtttgaggttgctgtgagctatgacgccatggcactctactgaaggcgacatagtgagactctatctcaaaaaaaaaaaaaaaagaaaagaaaagaaagaaagaaagaaaagagaagaaaattagctggacgtggtagcatgtgcctgtagtcccagctacttgggaggctgagcaggaggatcacttgagcccagaaatttgaggttgctgtggtctATGATGATACCTCTGCTTGGGGCaactgagcaagactctgtctcaattaaaaaatatgtatgggtctggcatggtgtctcatgcttgtaatcctaacaactgggagactgaggtgagtggatcacctgagttcatgagttcgagaacagcctgagctagagtgagaccctgcctctaaaaatagctgggtgcgtagtgggcacctgtaaatcccagcttctagggaggctgaggcaagagaatcacttaagcccaggaatctgaggttgctgtgagctctgtgccatggcactctaccaggggtgacaaagtgagactctgtttcaaaaaaaaaaaaaaaaatatatatatatatatgtgtagtAGTACAAATTTACTgcaattttttaatgtgtaaaatcACAAATTCTTTAAGATATCTGAGAAATTATGCCCCTCCTcccagaaaaaaattcatatgccCATATGTATTGCCCATTGTATTGTACATAAAATTTCAGGAAGTTCAGTTGCTCCCTGAAGCCCATTCATAATTAACCTCAGCCTAAAATATAATTATGCATGTAATAAaggacaaaatttttaaagatcaatagaTACAAAAAAAGTTTATATCCGAGAAGGAGGATGCCAAAAATTAATTCTGGGAATTtacttctttttgtctgttttcatgGTTTCCTCTGATGAGTTTATattacttttatgattttttttaaattgatttacaTTAATATTCACATAGTACAACACCGAACAAGTTCAGAGAgccacctgagcccaagaggctgaagttgctgtgatctatgatgacgccacagcactctatccagggtgacagagtaagactctctctcaaaaaaaaaaaaaaatcctatttaatatttggaaatatgtaGGTGAGTTTGTTGATACAGATAGGATGAAATTTAAGAGATATTTTATGTgttcatttagttatttttttattttttatttttttgtagagacagagtctcactttatcacccttggtagagtgccatagtgtcacacagctgacagcaacctccaactcctgggcttaggtgattctcttgtttcagcctccttagtagctgggactacaggaggccaccacaatgcccggctatttttttgttgcagtttggccggggctgggtttgaacccaccacccttggtgtatggggccggcaccctacccactaagccacaggtgccacccttaagaGACATTTCTAAGAAGTGGGTGaagagttcaacatttatttttatatggtaGAAGAGAACTTCTGGAAGAGGTAGGACTTGGGTCCGTGAGGATGGAGGGTCCCTGCTAATTTGTATCCATGGTAAGTGTAACCATGGCAATGGAGCCTGATCTTCCCAGCACCATCCCAGGTCTGAACCAGTTGGCACTGGGAAAGTCTGTATGGGCAGGGAACAGAAAGCACTCTGCCCAGCCTGGGATCCCAAGAAGTTCAGCAGGGCTGTGAGTCATAACCAGCCAGAAAGACAATGAGAAGGTCAGGTTGGCCTTTGAGAGCAAAGCAAATCAGAACATGCATTTACTCATAGTATTCACCACCTTGTGACAGCACCAATGATTGGGGACTAGCCCAGGTAAAAGGTCGATCTGTAAATCAGCTGCTGGAATGAAGGACAGGCAGGGAAAGTTCTAGTAAAACAACAACCAGAATGAACATAAGTACTATTTGTCTCGAGTTTTATTACAAAGTTTTTTTCCTAATGATATTTAGGGTATCTCATGGATCGTTTGGTCCTAACTATAATCCTTCTAGATATGAATAGAACACATGGCAATTTTCAGCCTTCCCCATTCCTGCTGGTGGAGGCTGAACTTTGATCCATGAAAGTCTGAGGAAGTAGCTCAAAATAGTTCAACAAAGCCATGAAATTTCTTTGAAGTGCTTGTATTCTTACAGTTCACTTTTAAAATCATGCAAATTTCACAATCTAGACAATAGGATAGACTAGACTGCTTATTGATTCAAAGTTATTATTCCTAAATTTTGTaacaaaataaatgttagaaCATTTCTGGTTAGTAAAGAGAAGTAAAGGGTTAGGCAttacggcaggcacctgtagtcccagctactcaggaggctgaggcaagagaatcgcctaaacccaggagttggaggttgctgtgagctgtgatgtcatttcactctaacaagggtgataaagtcagactctgtctttaaaaaaaaaagagttaggcATTATATGTTCTTTGTTGTACAAATGAGGAACCATTTTATAAGTGAGGGCTGCACAGCTATTGAGTAGAAGAGCTGAGTTCTAACACACATCTCATTCAAAATTGGCAGCATCGAGGTAAGCGGTGAGGTTGACTGTAGGTAACGGGGCTGAGAGACTGTTCGCAGAGTCTGTGAAGATGAATGCCAGAGGACTTGGATCACAGCTAGAGGATAGTATTCCAGTTACTGAACTTTCAGCAAGTGGACCCTTTGAAAGTCATGATCTTCTTCAGAAAGGTTTTTCTTGtgtgaaaaatgaatttttgtctAGTCATCCTCTtgaattatcagaaaaaaattttcagcTCAACcaagataaaatgaatttttccaTACTGAGAAACATCCAAGGTCTATTTGCTCCACTAAAACTACAGATGGAATTCAAGGTAGTGCAGCAGGTTCAGCATCTTCCATTTCTTTCGAGCTCAAACCTTTCACTGGATATTTTGAGAGGTAACAATGAGACTATTGGATTTGAAGATACTCTTAGGGATCCATCACAAAGTGAAGTAATGGGAGAACCACACCTAATGGTGGAGTATAAACTTGGTTTACTGGAATACATTGGGCTGTTTGTGAAACAGAGGGGCTGCATCTTCTTTATGGCTGTCTTTTTACTGTGATTTGCTGTCTATGACATTAAAAGTGCTGATGTGAAAAAAAATTGGCAGAATTTTTTCTACGACAACATTAGGCAAAtcaggagaaggaaggggaatggGAAAGGGTAAAGGACCTCTAGGTGGAAAGTTTACAGTCAGAAAGTGATATGGTAGATAAGGGATTTGTTGAAGGACTAAATAATGTAGTAATCAACTAAGTACATTAGAGTTTCAAAACTCTCAGCACTtcggttttctttctttcttttttttttttttttgagacagagtctcattatgtcgccctcggtagagaaccatggtgtcacagctcacagcaaccttaaactcttgggcttaagcgattctcttgcctcagcctcccaagtagctgggactacaggcactcgccacaatgctcggctattttttgttacaattgtcattgttgtttagctggcccaggctgggtttgaacccgccagccttggtgtatgtggctggtgacgtaatgggcaccgagccaagactTTGGTTTTCTTATACAAAAATGGagccaagggcggcgcctgtggctcagtcggtggggtgctggccccatgtgccgagggtggcgggttcaggcccggcccagctgaactgcaaccaagaaatagccgggcgttgtggcaggcgcctgtagtcccagctgctcaggaggctgagacaagagaatcgcttgggcccaggagttggaggttgctgtgagctatgtgatgccatggcactctaccgaggaccataaggtgagactctgtctctgcaaaaaaaaaaagaaaaaaaaaaaatggagccaaTAGCTTCTACCTCATAGGGCTGTTAAATGAGGTCATCTATGGAAACTCCTCAGGCCACTACCTGACCCATGGTAGGTATTTCTTAAACAAATCATGGCCTTAGTTATCCTTGGTCAGTGGACATCCTACCAGTACATCTTTTGAGCACCTTAAATTGAATATTCCCCCTGCCAAACTTActgttctcttccttcccccttctctcccttctaaCCTGTTCTCCTTCCTGTGTAGTCTTAGTCATGGTTAACAGCTCAGTCATCCAAGTTAGACCTTCAAAGTCATCCCCGATTCTCCCTTTTTCTTACCCACCCATTTCTTATGCTAGTAAATGATGAATATTCTACCTGCTAAATATACCTTGAATCGATTCCCTCCTCTTGGTCCCTTTGTTTCTGCCTTTCTCATCTCTCCCGAATAACTACAATAACTCCCCAACTGATTTCTCTCTATTCCCTTAGACCGCAAATTGTTCTAAAATACAGAT is a window from the Nycticebus coucang isolate mNycCou1 chromosome 11, mNycCou1.pri, whole genome shotgun sequence genome containing:
- the LOC128560160 gene encoding proteasome maturation protein-like; protein product: MNARGLGSQLEDSIPVTELSASGPFESHDLLQKGFSCVKNEFLSSHPLELSEKNFQLNQDKMNFSILRNIQGLFAPLKLQMEFKVVQQVQHLPFLSSSNLSLDILRGNNETIGFEDTLRDPSQSEVMGEPHLMVEYKLGLLEYIGLFVKQRGCIFFMAVFLL